In one window of Pseudobdellovibrionaceae bacterium DNA:
- a CDS encoding RimK family protein — MANVYAVIEDKSDWGPYYPSSTVVNFGDYLEFKAPQAKQNIVINLCRNYKYLSKGYYTSLLAEARGHKVIPSVKAINDLSRKAIYGIQTDELDEAFDKLLKKSKQKLGTGFSLTICFGQTAEEEFSDIGRKIFEAFPFPILNVTFEFSSSWHLASIKSGSIKNLSDKEEDLFAASLEKFNARVWRKPRSKKTFKYDLAILVNPDEQMPPSNKRALDNFRKAAKRYNIFAETITKKEYSRLGEYDALFIRETTAINHYTYAFSRKAESEGLVVIDDPTSILRCANKVFLHETLLASKLKTPKTILLHAGQDLNSELTTQLGFPAVLKIPDGSFSKGVYLVKDEKELVERCKELFQNSVLVLAQEFMYTPYDWRVGVLNKKPLFVCQYFMSKGHWQIYRHGNKGTKSGDSQDIGVHKAPKKIVKAAVNAASSIGDGLYGVDLKEKDGQVYVIEVNDNPNVDAGVEDAFLGEALYDRIMEEFYRRLDSR, encoded by the coding sequence ATGGCAAACGTTTATGCAGTAATAGAAGATAAATCAGACTGGGGCCCCTATTATCCAAGTTCGACTGTCGTCAACTTTGGAGACTACCTAGAGTTTAAAGCGCCTCAAGCTAAGCAGAATATTGTAATCAATTTGTGTCGCAACTATAAGTATCTGTCCAAAGGGTATTACACATCGCTTTTGGCGGAGGCTCGAGGGCACAAGGTTATTCCAAGTGTAAAGGCCATTAATGATCTCAGTCGAAAAGCCATTTATGGCATACAAACTGACGAATTGGACGAGGCTTTTGATAAGCTTTTAAAAAAATCAAAGCAAAAACTGGGGACAGGTTTTTCTCTCACCATTTGTTTTGGGCAAACGGCTGAGGAAGAGTTCTCAGATATAGGACGAAAGATATTTGAAGCCTTTCCCTTTCCTATTTTGAATGTAACCTTTGAGTTTTCTTCTTCGTGGCATCTGGCGTCTATTAAATCGGGTTCGATTAAAAATCTCAGCGACAAAGAAGAAGATTTGTTTGCGGCCAGTTTAGAAAAATTTAACGCTCGTGTTTGGAGAAAGCCGAGATCAAAAAAAACCTTCAAGTACGATCTGGCTATTTTGGTGAACCCAGACGAGCAAATGCCCCCATCAAACAAGCGGGCGCTAGATAACTTTAGAAAAGCAGCGAAGAGATACAACATATTCGCAGAGACCATTACAAAAAAAGAATACTCTCGCCTTGGGGAGTATGATGCTTTGTTTATTCGTGAAACCACTGCGATCAACCATTACACCTATGCTTTTTCTCGCAAAGCAGAGAGCGAGGGATTAGTTGTTATCGATGATCCCACTTCAATTCTTCGCTGCGCCAACAAAGTGTTTTTACATGAAACACTGTTAGCCTCGAAACTAAAGACGCCTAAAACTATTTTGTTGCACGCGGGACAAGATCTCAATAGCGAACTCACAACACAATTAGGGTTTCCTGCCGTTTTGAAAATTCCTGATGGTTCGTTCTCAAAAGGCGTGTATCTCGTGAAAGACGAGAAAGAACTTGTCGAACGGTGCAAAGAACTTTTTCAAAACTCGGTGTTGGTGTTGGCCCAAGAGTTTATGTACACACCCTATGACTGGCGAGTAGGAGTATTAAATAAAAAGCCACTTTTTGTATGCCAGTACTTTATGTCAAAGGGGCATTGGCAAATTTATAGGCACGGAAACAAGGGGACTAAGAGTGGAGACTCACAAGACATTGGTGTTCATAAGGCACCTAAAAAAATTGTAAAGGCAGCAGTCAATGCGGCCTCCAGTATAGGTGACGGTCTGTACGGAGTGGATCTTAAAGAGAAAGACGGTCAAGTTTACGTCATCGAAGTCAACGACAATCCTAATGTTGATGCTGGTGTGGAAGATGCTTTTTTAGGCGAGGCACTCTACGACAGAATTATGGAAGAGTTTTATCGACGGTTGGATAGTCGATAA
- a CDS encoding tyrosine-type recombinase/integrase, with the protein MALTYWVEFFDDLEHVRGRSKNTVMAYRRDLELYAEFAQTGSDIGRFFEFLKRKKLSTRSQARVISSLRTYFRFCEAQGQKVPELRQLRPPKVKAKLPQAISVEDFEQLFKACATDNAYRTARNQITLLLLFGLGCRVSELIQLNQKDFNETEGWLKILGKGNKERLVPLTTRLLRELKDYLIHVRGHLVVDSTDSILINDRGRRPSRVDIWRWLNAWSQRAGFEETVSPHQFRHGCATSLLEGGADLRSIQMLLGHSSIQTTQIYTSVSSKKMQEEIDEHHPLSQMDV; encoded by the coding sequence ATGGCTTTGACATATTGGGTGGAATTTTTCGATGATTTGGAGCATGTGCGGGGGCGATCTAAGAACACGGTGATGGCTTACCGTCGTGACTTAGAATTATATGCTGAATTTGCTCAAACGGGTTCAGATATCGGTCGGTTTTTTGAGTTTCTAAAGAGAAAAAAATTAAGCACTCGTTCTCAGGCGCGAGTCATTAGTAGTCTTCGCACCTATTTTCGGTTCTGCGAAGCTCAGGGGCAAAAGGTGCCCGAGCTGCGTCAACTGCGTCCGCCAAAGGTGAAAGCCAAGTTGCCGCAGGCCATTTCTGTTGAAGACTTTGAGCAACTTTTTAAGGCCTGTGCCACAGACAATGCCTATCGTACGGCGCGAAATCAAATCACGTTGCTTTTGCTATTTGGTTTGGGATGCCGGGTGAGCGAACTCATTCAGTTGAATCAGAAAGATTTTAACGAAACAGAGGGTTGGCTAAAAATCTTAGGTAAGGGCAACAAAGAACGCTTAGTACCTCTGACCACACGGCTTCTGCGAGAGCTTAAAGATTATTTGATTCACGTGCGGGGTCATTTGGTGGTGGACTCCACAGACTCGATCCTAATTAACGACCGGGGGCGAAGACCCAGTCGTGTAGACATCTGGCGATGGCTGAATGCATGGTCGCAACGGGCCGGATTTGAAGAAACGGTGAGTCCCCACCAGTTTCGGCACGGCTGTGCCACGTCGTTGTTAGAAGGTGGCGCTGACTTGCGATCCATACAGATGTTACTTGGGCATTCAAGCATTCAGACCACGCAAATTTACACGTCAGTGTCGTCGAAAAAGATGCAAGAAGAAATCGATGAGCATCATCCCTTATCTCAGATGGACGTCTAA
- a CDS encoding PAS domain-containing sensor histidine kinase — MTSPNDNFPQNSLPEVGFPSEQSQFFKAFFKQSPIGLNLCRMDGHWVESNPAFLKIIGYSAEEADNDNLTYWQLTPEKYAEDELVQLESLKSRKVYGPYEKEFIRKDGSLVPVRLNGFIISKDGEDYIWSMIEDLSAEKSLKLQLEKTSNFFEATLANLPVAVFAKDSQDDWRFIIWNKQSENVFGLHQSAVLGKTDYDLFPKEQADFFRKKDTETLASLQTVRIEEEPVTPTGKQTLWLRTYKLALADADGTPRYLLGITQDITDERNAAIELKDSNTRLRDAIDVANKALHARSTFLSNVSHEIRTPLNSIIGFADLLLSTDPTEQQNEYLRILNHGAHRLLEIVNDILDMQKIESGLLKPSFEWENPADVILAPLDLLKSTAKKKAIHFDYEIEMPSKSQIKVDRKFIDQILTNLVGNAIKFTPTGGTVQILATVKSKENTLKIVVKDSGIGIAADKREHIFEPFEQLDTSTRKTYGGTGLGLAIVKGLVQELSGTIELASEEGQGTTFEVQIPVEVRPIR; from the coding sequence GTGACCTCACCAAATGATAATTTTCCCCAAAATTCACTTCCTGAGGTGGGTTTTCCTTCCGAACAATCGCAGTTTTTTAAAGCCTTCTTTAAACAGTCACCCATCGGCCTTAATCTCTGCCGGATGGACGGTCACTGGGTTGAGTCTAATCCGGCATTTTTGAAAATTATTGGATACTCGGCTGAAGAAGCCGACAATGACAATTTGACTTACTGGCAACTCACTCCTGAAAAATATGCTGAGGATGAACTGGTCCAATTAGAAAGCCTAAAGTCGCGCAAGGTTTATGGCCCGTACGAAAAAGAATTTATTCGAAAAGACGGAAGCCTAGTTCCGGTCCGCCTGAATGGTTTTATTATCAGTAAAGACGGCGAAGATTACATTTGGTCAATGATTGAAGATCTCTCTGCAGAAAAATCTCTCAAACTGCAACTTGAAAAAACGTCCAATTTTTTTGAAGCGACCTTGGCCAATCTGCCGGTAGCCGTGTTTGCCAAGGACAGCCAAGATGACTGGAGATTTATCATCTGGAATAAGCAAAGTGAAAATGTATTTGGCCTTCATCAATCTGCAGTCCTCGGCAAAACAGATTATGATCTTTTCCCCAAAGAACAGGCCGACTTTTTTCGAAAAAAAGATACTGAAACCCTTGCGTCTTTGCAAACTGTGCGCATTGAAGAGGAACCGGTTACTCCGACTGGCAAACAGACCCTATGGTTACGCACTTATAAATTGGCTCTAGCTGACGCAGACGGAACTCCCCGATATTTGCTCGGAATCACCCAAGACATCACTGATGAACGGAATGCCGCAATTGAACTTAAAGACAGCAATACCAGGCTCCGTGATGCCATTGATGTGGCCAACAAAGCTCTGCACGCTCGGTCTACTTTTTTGTCAAATGTGAGTCACGAAATTCGAACTCCGCTAAATTCAATTATTGGCTTTGCCGATCTCCTTTTGAGCACTGATCCGACAGAACAGCAAAATGAGTATTTGCGAATTCTCAACCATGGGGCCCACAGACTGCTTGAAATCGTCAATGACATTCTAGATATGCAAAAAATTGAATCTGGCCTACTCAAACCCAGCTTCGAATGGGAAAACCCCGCCGACGTCATCCTGGCACCCCTTGATTTATTGAAGTCTACAGCCAAAAAGAAAGCCATCCACTTTGACTATGAAATCGAAATGCCATCGAAGTCTCAGATAAAAGTAGACCGCAAATTTATTGATCAAATTCTCACAAATCTTGTTGGCAATGCCATTAAGTTTACTCCAACCGGCGGCACTGTTCAGATTTTGGCGACCGTGAAGTCCAAAGAAAACACTTTGAAAATCGTAGTTAAAGACTCCGGCATTGGAATAGCCGCTGACAAACGAGAGCATATTTTTGAACCCTTTGAGCAACTTGACACATCCACGAGAAAAACCTACGGGGGCACGGGTCTTGGACTGGCCATTGTAAAAGGGCTTGTTCAGGAACTTTCTGGCACGATTGAATTGGCAAGCGAAGAGGGACAAGGAACCACGTTTGAAGTGCAAATTCCTGTGGAAGTTCGACCTATCCGCTGA
- a CDS encoding DNA cytosine methyltransferase — protein MSHKIKVLSLFSGAGGLELGLDDRFEVVGFSEVSRNSSSVLRKNYPEISNYGDINKIKVKDLPQFDFLVGGSPCQNLSMAGNRLGLKGKKSSLFYEYLRILKEANPSYFLWENVKGTLSSNGGKDFIEVLKKFSSLGYNLQWQVLNCKDFGSAQSRNRIFVFGSKNLQQLPGLLSIQRQDYRTSKLKLKQFCGNLVKEGYVNTITASYGVKSGDGSKVCSFDPTLENLKKFRNNEIDGFIRPLSPLECERLMGWPEGYTRVGIDKRGNHKILSNNARYKICGNGIAPKCVEALLQNFGNKKMFSVCNDKKMSFKVSDGSKTSRVFSINNITSDHSKVVAPKEGVLSKKGHLLVDEKPIIHQSTYGKVLLSQFLEERTSDLSASDIEYLFERVS, from the coding sequence ATGAGTCATAAAATTAAGGTTTTAAGTTTATTTTCAGGAGCAGGTGGGCTCGAGCTAGGTTTAGATGATAGATTTGAAGTAGTTGGCTTTTCAGAAGTCAGCAGGAATTCTTCATCAGTTCTTAGGAAAAATTATCCAGAGATTTCAAATTATGGTGATATAAATAAAATCAAGGTTAAAGATCTTCCTCAATTTGATTTTCTTGTGGGTGGGAGTCCTTGTCAAAATCTATCAATGGCAGGAAACAGATTAGGCCTAAAAGGGAAAAAGTCGTCTCTCTTTTATGAATACCTTAGAATTTTGAAAGAAGCCAATCCATCTTACTTTCTTTGGGAAAATGTAAAAGGGACTCTGTCATCAAATGGTGGGAAGGACTTCATAGAAGTTCTCAAAAAGTTTTCTTCTTTGGGTTATAATTTACAGTGGCAAGTTTTGAACTGTAAAGATTTTGGATCAGCCCAGTCTAGGAATAGAATTTTTGTTTTTGGGTCCAAAAATTTGCAACAATTGCCAGGCTTGCTGTCAATTCAAAGGCAGGACTACAGAACTTCAAAATTAAAGCTGAAGCAATTTTGTGGAAACCTTGTTAAAGAGGGTTATGTTAATACTATTACAGCAAGCTATGGGGTGAAAAGTGGTGATGGAAGTAAGGTTTGTAGTTTTGATCCCACCCTGGAAAACTTAAAAAAATTTAGAAACAATGAAATTGATGGGTTTATCAGACCTCTCAGCCCCTTAGAGTGTGAAAGACTCATGGGTTGGCCAGAAGGCTATACCAGAGTTGGGATTGATAAAAGAGGCAACCACAAAATTCTTTCCAACAATGCCAGGTATAAAATTTGTGGCAATGGTATTGCTCCTAAATGTGTAGAGGCTCTTTTACAAAATTTTGGAAATAAAAAAATGTTCTCAGTTTGTAATGATAAAAAAATGTCATTTAAAGTTTCTGATGGGAGTAAAACTTCAAGAGTTTTTTCAATTAATAATATTACAAGTGATCATTCAAAGGTAGTAGCACCTAAGGAGGGGGTTTTATCTAAAAAAGGTCATCTTCTTGTTGATGAAAAACCCATAATACACCAAAGCACATATGGAAAGGTTTTACTCTCTCAATTCCTTGAAGAGAGGACCAGTGATTTATCTGCTTCTGATATAGAGTATCTTTTTGAAAGGGTTTCTTGA
- a CDS encoding ATP-binding protein gives MKIYSFIRNGIELQPVEVELSLMPGLPTLQLMGLPDAAIKESQLRVRSALKHQGFQLPKRQQILVNLKPAYMKKSSRGLDLAIACAYLWKTEQVPLPARQGPLFIYGELGLEGAVTVPDDIDALLAHPRDWPIYSGLPKHELGYDIFAMNQLRDLHHPQFIEGTNFKYKMKRPPIKDLSFCKKAGRLIAVMATGEHPTLLAGPAGSGKTTLADAVHLLLSDPNPEEFRTSQQIAKLLGRPISWRPMVAPHHTTTAMAMIGGGSPPVPGEITRAHGGVLVLDEFLEFPSRVKEALREPLEKGEINVARVGRRQTFPSKFQLIATTNLCPCGDLVPGKAMQCQKSLVRCRSYIDRLSGPILDRFDVLSFSDQWKPDGDVPLKEIFEKVKAAQDFARTDRGQTVLNAELQVDDLLGQVEPFVRDHLMPDTSGSRRRLRALLRVARSLADLDHSPSIKSKHLEEAKLFTLTSFHSLNRLFL, from the coding sequence ATGAAAATATATTCTTTTATTCGAAACGGCATTGAATTGCAGCCGGTGGAAGTTGAACTCAGTTTGATGCCCGGGTTGCCCACACTTCAGCTCATGGGTTTGCCAGATGCAGCCATTAAAGAAAGCCAGCTGCGAGTGAGATCGGCGTTAAAGCATCAGGGGTTTCAGCTGCCAAAGCGTCAGCAGATCTTGGTGAACTTAAAACCCGCTTACATGAAGAAAAGCAGTCGGGGTTTGGATCTGGCTATAGCATGTGCCTACCTTTGGAAGACGGAGCAAGTGCCGCTGCCGGCCCGGCAAGGGCCACTGTTTATTTATGGCGAGCTGGGATTAGAGGGCGCGGTGACGGTTCCAGATGACATTGATGCTCTGCTGGCTCACCCCAGAGATTGGCCCATTTATTCAGGGCTGCCCAAGCATGAATTGGGGTACGATATTTTTGCAATGAATCAGCTGCGCGACTTGCATCATCCGCAGTTTATTGAGGGGACGAATTTTAAATACAAAATGAAAAGGCCGCCGATAAAGGATTTGTCATTTTGTAAAAAGGCCGGGCGCCTAATTGCGGTCATGGCCACAGGCGAGCATCCCACCTTGCTTGCCGGCCCGGCCGGGTCAGGCAAAACCACATTGGCCGATGCCGTACACTTATTGTTGAGTGACCCGAACCCTGAAGAATTCAGAACCAGTCAGCAAATTGCAAAGCTTCTAGGGAGACCCATATCGTGGCGGCCCATGGTGGCTCCCCATCACACAACCACGGCCATGGCCATGATTGGGGGTGGATCTCCACCTGTGCCGGGCGAAATCACCCGGGCCCACGGCGGAGTGCTCGTGTTGGATGAATTTTTAGAATTTCCCAGTCGAGTCAAAGAAGCCCTTCGAGAGCCCCTAGAAAAAGGGGAAATCAATGTGGCTCGGGTCGGGCGTCGCCAGACGTTCCCGTCGAAGTTTCAATTGATTGCCACGACAAATTTGTGTCCCTGTGGAGATCTCGTGCCGGGAAAGGCGATGCAATGCCAAAAGAGCTTAGTTCGTTGTCGTTCGTATATTGATCGACTCAGTGGTCCTATCCTTGATCGATTCGATGTGCTGTCATTCAGCGACCAGTGGAAACCGGACGGAGACGTGCCGCTCAAGGAAATCTTCGAAAAAGTGAAAGCCGCACAAGATTTCGCCAGGACAGATCGGGGGCAAACTGTTTTGAACGCCGAGTTGCAGGTGGACGACCTATTGGGGCAAGTGGAACCCTTTGTGAGAGATCACTTGATGCCAGACACCTCCGGTTCTCGGCGCCGGCTTCGCGCACTGCTGCGGGTGGCCCGTAGCCTAGCTGACTTGGATCATAGCCCTAGCATTAAAAGTAAGCATCTAGAAGAAGCCAAGCTCTTTACCTTAACGTCTTTTCATTCATTGAATCGTTTGTTTTTATGA
- a CDS encoding tyrosine-type recombinase/integrase, translated as MSARYHIKNPSKSRGKGKRKTFSIFLATPQDDGSTKTSALTDNLDLIAINKKYCEKTLTWDEARKEVEQLRNRLNANIGQYTHYTGNATNDKVLTKYWEKNYEHRPIKNNSKHSARHDLRRAIDALGPLSIVSATKEQIESAIYNSDFDNPKQRRIVARLNQILKFLQREDVKLRLPKKVRKSVNYLTVSEFAKVLEDEKREEIKTLYKVCFYTGARLGEAFHLSTADLSPCKKFVQINYQMTDDGKKAEPKWGSSRPAYIFSEGIAALEKWNEDKKKIDISRTAVSARFRRSCQRVFGAKKSGLKLHDLRHGYGIRLLNHGVSISLISQSMGNSVQVCQEFYLGYELTPESIQLIDSKIKKGS; from the coding sequence GTGAGCGCCAGATATCACATAAAAAATCCAAGTAAGTCGAGAGGTAAGGGAAAGCGAAAAACTTTCTCCATCTTTCTCGCGACTCCCCAAGACGACGGCTCCACGAAGACAAGTGCTTTAACTGACAATCTAGATCTCATAGCGATCAATAAAAAGTATTGTGAAAAAACTCTGACTTGGGATGAGGCCAGAAAAGAAGTTGAGCAACTACGCAATCGTCTCAATGCAAACATTGGGCAATACACCCACTATACTGGCAATGCCACTAATGACAAAGTTTTGACCAAATATTGGGAAAAGAATTACGAGCACAGACCTATAAAAAATAATTCCAAACACTCTGCTCGTCATGATCTGCGAAGGGCTATAGATGCGCTTGGTCCATTGAGCATTGTTAGTGCGACTAAGGAGCAAATTGAATCAGCCATTTATAATTCTGACTTTGATAATCCAAAGCAAAGAAGAATTGTTGCACGCTTAAATCAAATTTTAAAATTTCTGCAACGCGAGGATGTCAAACTCAGGCTTCCTAAAAAAGTTAGAAAATCTGTCAATTACCTTACAGTCAGTGAGTTCGCGAAAGTTCTAGAAGACGAAAAGCGAGAAGAAATAAAAACTCTTTATAAAGTTTGTTTTTATACAGGGGCAAGACTTGGGGAAGCCTTTCACCTTTCGACTGCTGACCTCTCTCCATGCAAAAAGTTTGTCCAAATCAACTATCAAATGACGGATGATGGAAAGAAAGCAGAACCAAAGTGGGGTTCATCTCGTCCAGCCTATATTTTTTCTGAAGGAATTGCAGCCTTAGAGAAATGGAATGAGGACAAGAAAAAAATAGATATATCCAGAACAGCGGTTTCCGCACGCTTTCGACGAAGTTGTCAGAGAGTGTTTGGGGCTAAAAAATCTGGTTTAAAGTTGCACGATTTGCGTCATGGTTATGGAATAAGACTTTTAAATCATGGGGTCAGTATTTCCCTCATTTCCCAGTCTATGGGAAATTCTGTGCAAGTATGCCAAGAATTTTATTTGGGCTATGAACTCACCCCTGAGTCTATTCAGTTGATTGATAGTAAAATAAAAAAAGGGAGCTAA